Genomic DNA from Magnolia sinica isolate HGM2019 chromosome 4, MsV1, whole genome shotgun sequence:
TTCACAACCCATGTATACAATCTGACAGCTTTCAAACAGCAAACAGGCAATTAGAACAATGTGCACTGCAGCACACATCAATATTAACTAAATCATCAACACCCCCTATGATATGTATCGAATCCTGTGATCCGGCTTATGGGTTATTTGCAATTGGGTTGGTATTTCTAGCATCCTAAAACTATGATTCTATACTCTTATTGTTGATTGAGTTGTAGTGCAAATTTATATTTACAGTCTAcagatttatattttatttatttattcaatagCACGCTTATAATATGACACCATGCACTCAATGtctataataataacatttatgattttattaacagAAGAAGAAGGCAATAGAAACAGCTTTTCCAATTATGTTAGCAAAAGTAGAAGTGTATTGTTACACCTCTCCATGTCCATTTCCATAGCACAAGCTACAAGGTGAGCATTGTCTCACAAAAATGAGATTTCCACTTACTATCCAAACAAGATTCTTGAAAATGGAACATGGTTCAATGTGCCATGGAACCCTTGCAAGTCAAACAttacactttcttcttcttcttttctttttttttttcttttattattattattattattattatatgacAACGTGTCCCTACCCCCTTTTGAGGCAAGACTATTCCTTGCAgatgcatgcaatcacccacCAACCACGTGCATCAAGTTATCCACAgagaggggaatcaaactcgtgtctaTGGGGTACAAACCCATAACCAAAGCCGTTCGCCCAAACCATGACAGGTGAATAGCAAACACACCGTTTGCATCAGGAACCCTTCCAAGTCAAACATTACACTTTCTTTCCTCTACTTTCTCCCAATCCAAACACTCCCTAAATTGCAATAATaatatcaatgttttaaatagcaaatagcgtATAACATAGCATTCACTCCTCTGAAGCATAAGGTGTTAGTTATGTAGCGTGTAACACATTgcatgctacttctagatttttaattaaggttgtgctTTGCATTGAACTAATAATGAAACTTTATGATATCCGGTgaaaccaaacacaacctaaaataaTAGGGAAAATAGGGCAAAGATTAActataaagataaagaaagagcaaTAGAACTAATTCAATACAATTTGAGGGGTAATTGAATTTTATTAAGAAACTGTAATAATTTAATACCGTTACTTCTATCATTTTACTAAAATCGCTGAAAGATTAactattttttattgaaaaatagaaaattttaacaaattgttgaaaaaattaattgatttttattttagtgaaATTTTCACCATTGGCGACAAGGCTTTAGATGACGAGACGATGATGATTTAACAACATGGCATACACTTAGAACATGTATTGCATTGACCCACATGATCCTCCCCACAGTGTACCAAGAATTGAAGGAAGTTGTGTACTGGGTTCCCATCCCACATCATGTCCAGTAGCAGCCCATGATCTAGGTAACCTTGGTACATATGCAATAAGAAAAAGCAAAGTAAGTCATTAGACCATGTACATCATCTAAAGAGTGCAATTTTCTCCATGCCCTATCAATGGTCTTGGAACAACTAAATGGACTATTTGGATCATAGTCCATAGGTCCATGTTGAATATGAGGGCATAGCACATATATAACGATACATGTGTCTTGCACTATACATTTCTTCACCATTTCTCATCTACTAAGAATGTGGATTGGGCTCCAACAAGTCATCGTAAGTGATGAAtatttggattaaaaaataagCAAAAATGTCCTTGTTGGCATCAAGTGCCAGAGCACATTTTCACTAACTTACAGCTCTTCTTTCATTATTAACCCCCTTTATTATGTTATTTGCAGGTCTTCATCGCCATTGCCATGATCCTAGGCGATGGCCTCTACAACTTCTTCAAGGTCATGAGCATAACAACCTCCTCCTTTCTTCAAAAACTGCATGAGAAAGACACTAACATAATTCCCGTGGTCAACCAACTCTCTCCCACCAACCCATCCCTATCCTACGACGATCATCGCCGGACTGAACTCTTTCTAAAAGACCAAATCCCAACATGGGCAGCAGTTGGGTGCTACATCGCTATTGCTGCCATTTCAATTGCCACCTTACCACACATCTTTCCCCAACTCAAGTGGTACTACGTCTTAGTTGTTTACATCTTTGCCCCGGTCCTAGCCTTCTGTAACGCCTATGGTGCCGGACTCACTGACTGGTCCCTTGCTTCCACCTATGGAAAGCTGGCCATCTTCACCATCGGTGCATGGGCTGGAGCTTCTCATGGTGGGGTGCTTGCAGGGCTTGCCGCATGCGGTGTCATGTTAAGTATTGTCCAGACAGCTGCAGATCTCATGGGGGACTTCAAGACGGGCTACTTAACACTAGCTTCACCTCGGTCCATGTTTGTCAGCCAAGTAATCGGAACCGCAATGGGCTGTGTCATTGCTCCTTGTGTCTTCTGGCTATTTTACAAAGCCTTTGATGGCATCGGCACTCTTGGATCAGAATACCCCGCCCCTTATGCAATCATCTACCGTAACACAGCAATACTCGGTGTTGAGGGTTTCTCATCCCTGCCAAGGAACTGCCTCACTCTCTGCTATGTGTTTTTTGCTGGCGCTATTCTCATCAACTTAGTGAGAGATGTCGTTGGGAAAAAGGTGGCAACTTGTATCCCTATCCCGGCAGCGGCGGCAAAGATGGCGAGGTTAATTCCACTCCCGATGGCAATGGCAATTCCATTCTATATCGGGCCATACTTTGCTATCGATATGTGTGTGGGAAGCTTGATATTGTTCGTATGGCAGAAGACAAACCAGGCCAAGGCGGACGCATTTGCGCCTGCAGTGGCATCTGGTTTGATTTGCGGTGACGGGATATGGACTTTGCCACAGTCGGTGCTTGCTTTGGCCAAGGTGAACCCACCCATCTGCATGAAATTCCTATCAAGAAAAATGAACATGAAAGTGGACGAGTTTCTTAGCTAAGCTATCTTAATAGCAGAAGCCAGTCAGCATGTGTTTCTACCATAAATATTCCATTGTGTGTACAAAAGTTAAGCCCATGCAGTAATGTTGAGAACTCAAACTCAGCATTCAATCCAATAGCCCCATATAGAAATTAAAGTTATTTGACATATTATCACTTAGTGACTCTGTTTGCAATTTGTGGTATTTGATTTCTTCCAAGTAGAACTAAGGTCCCACAAAGATCAAACAATGGGTTACCGTTTCTAACATAAATTTACAGGCTGATGCAAAAGTCGGAAACTTTGAAGGTAGGGTTCATACTAGATTTCAGACCAAGTACGACACTGTTACATAGATgacataaaaagaataataataataataataataatatataaagaataaaaaaagcTCACAAGCTACACAACTGAAATGAAGAGCAATGATTTTCCTACTATCTCACAAGCCATTAGCAATTCACAGACTGACTATAAGTGATTATTTAT
This window encodes:
- the LOC131242951 gene encoding probable metal-nicotianamine transporter YSL12 isoform X2, which gives rise to MIIDYKLIYPSGTATANLINSFHTPQGAKLAKKQVKALGKFLSFSFMWGFFQWFFRAEDSCGFASFPTFGLEAYKNRFYFDFSASYVGIGMICPYIVNISLLIGAILSWGILWPLIGTKKGDWYSAKLEPSSLHGLQGYKVFIAIAMILGDGLYNFFKVMSITTSSFLQKLHEKDTNIIPVVNQLSPTNPSLSYDDHRRTELFLKDQIPTWAAVGCYIAIAAISIATLPHIFPQLKWYYVLVVYIFAPVLAFCNAYGAGLTDWSLASTYGKLAIFTIGAWAGASHGGVLAGLAACGVMLSIVQTAADLMGDFKTGYLTLASPRSMFVSQVIGTAMGCVIAPCVFWLFYKAFDGIGTLGSEYPAPYAIIYRNTAILGVEGFSSLPRNCLTLCYVFFAGAILINLVRDVVGKKVATCIPIPAAAAKMARLIPLPMAMAIPFYIGPYFAIDMCVGSLILFVWQKTNQAKADAFAPAVASGLICGDGIWTLPQSVLALAKVNPPICMKFLSRKMNMKVDEFLS
- the LOC131242951 gene encoding probable metal-nicotianamine transporter YSL7 isoform X1: MEDAGMDHSNHSLSTNGKPSDVEIKNAKRDEDILSTEQIFECTQVPGWREQLTFRAFVVSFMLGIMFSIIVMKLNLTTGVVPSLNISAGLLGFFFVKIWTKLLEKSHLLKQPFTRQENTVIQTCVVASSGIAFSGGFGSYLFGMSDTIAKQSTEKNSRENIKNPALGWMIGFLFVVSFLGLFSVVPLRKIMIIDYKLIYPSGTATANLINSFHTPQGAKLAKKQVKALGKFLSFSFMWGFFQWFFRAEDSCGFASFPTFGLEAYKNRFYFDFSASYVGIGMICPYIVNISLLIGAILSWGILWPLIGTKKGDWYSAKLEPSSLHGLQGYKVFIAIAMILGDGLYNFFKVMSITTSSFLQKLHEKDTNIIPVVNQLSPTNPSLSYDDHRRTELFLKDQIPTWAAVGCYIAIAAISIATLPHIFPQLKWYYVLVVYIFAPVLAFCNAYGAGLTDWSLASTYGKLAIFTIGAWAGASHGGVLAGLAACGVMLSIVQTAADLMGDFKTGYLTLASPRSMFVSQVIGTAMGCVIAPCVFWLFYKAFDGIGTLGSEYPAPYAIIYRNTAILGVEGFSSLPRNCLTLCYVFFAGAILINLVRDVVGKKVATCIPIPAAAAKMARLIPLPMAMAIPFYIGPYFAIDMCVGSLILFVWQKTNQAKADAFAPAVASGLICGDGIWTLPQSVLALAKVNPPICMKFLSRKMNMKVDEFLS